The following are from one region of the Pseudorasbora parva isolate DD20220531a chromosome 12, ASM2467924v1, whole genome shotgun sequence genome:
- the zgc:123305 gene encoding zgc:123305, whose protein sequence is MNYVGQLAETVFVTVKELYRGLNPATLTGGIDVIVVRQPDGSYQCSPFHVRFGKLGVLRSKEKVVDIEINGEPVSLHMKLGDNGEAFFVEENEDFETRVPAHLCTSPIPTDVPEVSEMTESSSSRRKKRRKKRARSDTHLREGDSSSSDEIGEYLDQDVLKEESLLAASKSIYFSLSEEPYEEPPVAFSRDVHPHSDGEYSVNESVFFSRPSSPKSDSELCKPQESLGPQMQWNWGAFPKVCQAERDESDSLPSSITPSDHSHFRTIHRQTSFDVDGTDTVVTLVRPEPQIGMTSPVFSDEHVVSSSINTQLDTKVSETHVVTFQSADDSLTTLENKEIRDLTAKTVSSTDNDTKTYDITTVQRTNAVRNIGSLEANIENDENDILVVSKIQTITHVTFSETESKVLKAETEINSAEPITVLPKYQSSVGDSEEGAGLDALQTNQNADNIGVTPALEDQTALESSSKATDSQDKRKVKRSQHLGPSDIYLDDLSSLNPEVAALYFPKSEAESSDLRSTHPPDPSPPSGQLSPQSLGSTNADSGTEYLSDSTTDALDVTMSLCGRGDISQISKEKFTEHLVKYQDFVNNPGIIEDPNLVICINSKYYNWAVAAPMILSVQAFQKTLPKSTIEKLVKDKMPKKSGRWWFSWRRKDLNNIGGNTKPDSEGNELEASAAIAGPSSLKSSVELSSDEDGSLSMRMNSEMMNTAQCINQMYRKSLRLTSEQIESLNLREGANNVVFSVTTQYQGTCRCEAAIYLWNYDDKIIISDIDGTITKSDALGHILPQLGKDWTHHGIAKLYHKIHQNGYKFLYCSARAIGMADITKGYLQWVNDRGTVLPKGPVLLAPSSLFSALHREVIEKKPEVFKIACLTDIRDLFSPSRQPFYAAFGNRTNDAYAYKEVGVPETHIFTVNPKGELIQEKTKGNKSSYSHLSELVDHFFPFICKDPTTSNHMNCPEFSHFSFWREPLPPLDLADLV, encoded by the exons ATGAACTACGTGGGTCAGCTGGCTGAGACGGTGTTTGTGACGGTGAAGGAGCTTTATCGCGGTCTGAACCCGGCCACACTCACCGGAGGCATCGATGTCATCGTGGTTCGCCAGCCTGATGGCAGCTACCAGTGTTCGCCGTTCCACGTACGCTTCGGGAAACTCGGAGTCCTGCGGTCCAAAGAGAAAGTG GTGGATATTGAGATCAACGGCGAGCCTGTGAGCCTGCATATGAAGCTGGGAGATAACGGAGAGGCATTCTTCGTGGAGGAGAATGAGGATTTTGAG ACGAGGGTTCCCGCTCATCTCTGCACCTCTCCGATCCCCACTGATGTTCCAGAAGTGTCCGAAATGACTGAGTCTTCCTCCAGTCGTCGCAAAAAACGCCGCAAGAAACGGGCGCGTTCAGACACGCATCTGCGTGAAGGTGACAGTTCCTCCTCGGACGAGATAGGAGAATATCTAGACCAGGATGTCCTCAAGGAGGAGTCACTTTTGGCGGCCAG TAAGTCTATATACTTCTCGCTGTCAGAGGAACCCTACGAGGAACCACCTGTAGCTTTTAGCAGAGACGTTCATCCTCACTCTGATGGAGAGTATTCTGTTAATGAGAG TGTGTTCTTCAGTCGGCCCTCCTCTCCTAAAAGTGATTCAGAGCTATGCAAGCCACAGGAGTCTTTAGGACCTCAGATGCAGTGGAATTGGGGCGCTTTTCCCAAG GTGTGTCAGGCAGAAAGGGATGAATCTGATTCGCTGCCCTCCTCCATTACGCCCTCTGACCACTCCCACTTCCGTACGATCCATCGACAAACATCCTTTGACGTGGACGGCACAGACACTGTGGTGACTCTGGTGAGACCAGAACCCCAGATTGGTATGACCAGCCCTGTTTTTTCAGATGAACATGTGGTTTCTTCCTCAATTAACACTCAACTGGACACCAAGGTCAGCGAAACGCATGTAGTGACCTTTCAGTCCGCAGACGACTCCTTGACCACACTGGAAAACAAAGAGATTAGAGACTTAACAGCTAAAACTGTTAGCAGCACAGACAACGATACTAAGACGTATGATATAACTACAGTCCAGAGGACCAATGCTGTCAGGAATATTGGTAGTTTAGAAGCTAACATAGAAAACGATGAGAATGACATCTTGGTTGTCTCCAAAATCCAAACCATTACCCATGTCACGTTCAGTGAGACTGAATCAAAGGTTTTAAAAGCAgaaacagaaataaattcagCAGAACCAATCACGGTTTTACCAAAATACCAAAGCTCTGTGGGAGACTCAGAAGAGGGGGCGGGATTAGATGCTTTACAGACCAATCAAAACGCTGACAACATTGGAGTGACGCCAGCTCTGGAGGATCAGACGGCTCTCGAGTCCTCCTCTAAAGCCACAGACTCTCAGGACAAGAGGAAAG TCAAGCGGAGTCAACATTTGGGACCGTCTGATATCTATCTAGACGACCTCTCCAGTCTTAACCCTGAAGTCGCTGCCCTCTATTTTCCCAAGAG CGAGGCAGAGTCGTCGGATCTGCGCTCGACCCATCCGCCTGACCCCTCTCCTCCCTCGGGTCAGCTGTCCCCTCAGTCACTGGGCAGCACCAACGCAGACAGCGGCACGGAGTATCTGTCCGACTCGACGACAGACGCGCTGGACGTGACCATGTCTCTGTGTGGGAGAGGAGACATCAGTCAGATCAGTAAAG AGAAGTTCACGGAGCATCTCGTCAAGTATCAAGACTTTGTCAACAACCCTGGAATAATTGAAGACCCAAACCTGGTCATCTGCATCAACTCAAA GTATTATAACTGGGCCGTTGCTGCTCCAATGATTCTGTCAGTTCAAGCTTTCCAGAAGACTTTACCAAAG AGCACCATTGAGAAACTTGTCAAAGATAAGATGCCAAAGAAGTCTGGCCGCTGGTGGTTCTCATGGAGGAGGAAAGATTTGAACAATATTGGG GGAAACACAAAGCCTGACTCAGAAGGGAATGAGCTTGAAGCATCTGCCGCTATCGCTGGGCCCTCTTCACTAAA GAGTTCTGTTGAACTCTCGAGCGATGAGGATGGTTCTCTCTCCATGAGGATGAACAGTGAGATGATGAACACAGCACAGTGCATCAATCAGATGTATCGCAAATCCCTCCGGCTGACCTCTGAACAGATC GAGAGTCTAAATCTGCGTGAAGGAGCCAATAATGTTGTGTTCAGTGTGACCACGCAGTATCAGGGCACCTGCCGCTGTGAAGCTGCCATTTACCTGTGGAACTATGATGACAAAATCATCATCTCGGACATCGATGGAACCATCACTaa GTCCGATGCACTGGGTCACATTTTACCGCAGCTGGGGAAAGACTGGACTCATCATGGCATCGCAAAACTATATCACAAAATACATCA GAATGGTTATAAGTTCCTGTACTGTTCAGCTCGAGCTATAGGCATGGCAGACATCACTAAGGGTTACTTACAGTGGGTCAATGACAGAGGAACTGTCCTACCCAAAGGACCAGTGCTACTGGCTCCCAGCAGCCTGTTTTCAGCTTTACACAG GGAGGTGATTGAGAAGAAGCCAGAGGTGTTCAAGATCGCCTGTCTCACTGATATCAGAGATCTGTTCAGTCCCAGCAGACAACCTTTCTACGCTGCCTTCGGCAACAGAACTAAC GATGCATATGCATATAAGGAGGTCGGTGTGCCTGAGACTCACATATTCACTGTCAACCCCAAAGGAGAACTCATACAAGAAAAGACCAAAGGAAACAAGTCCTC ctaCTCCCATCTCAGCGAGCTGGTGGATCACTTCTTCCCTTTCATCTGTAAAGATCCGACCACATCCAACCATATGAACTGTCCTGAGTTCAGCCATTTCTCATTCTGGAGGGAGCCGTTGCCTCCGCTGGACCTCGCTGATCTGGTCTAG